A stretch of the Photobacterium sp. CCB-ST2H9 genome encodes the following:
- a CDS encoding DUF3413 domain-containing protein: MVASGNNYKETVSQLISWGHWFSFFNIIAAMLLGTRYIVHSEWPETLLGQLYLGLSWVGHFGFLVFGFYILILFPASFLIPSQRLMRLFAVLVGTVGQTALLLDTHAYQSLELHLSPLVWDLLLSGERTDLNARWQYLFIVVPAIFLLQLFLSEWLWRKLRKLTRKHVGVPIATVFGLCFLTSHLLYIWADANLYRPVTAQRSNFPLSYPMTAKSFMERHGLLDRQEYTRLLEEQGVENSERIRYPLKPLSFSDKGTGQNVLIIMVDGLRSDMLTPETMPYLSAFAHQNLNFSDHYSTGNDSALGTFGLFYGLPGVYSNSIRAEHNQPVLLDTLNKRGYRFGLFSGSGFEDAIYQQAIFTQAQLSQAMALNGDTQNDQTAIANMKSWLSKQVADKPWFGYLELTSVQNYEDASADYQARFTPSLTETKPGKHSGTTPDQLLKNSYRNAAYHADEQIIKVFDSLIERDLLDNTVVVITANHGMEFNETGTNSWGSGTNYSQYQLKVPLIIHWPGSRAAEITRATSHLDIVPTLMETLLNTTTAPEFYSSGISLFDNSGKRRWVLAGNGTDIVVVQPESTTIVDKYGNYTVYSPDYKLKDDGKPKLSTLMQVMHELKRFYQPVSK; the protein is encoded by the coding sequence ATGGTCGCCAGCGGAAACAACTACAAAGAAACCGTGTCCCAACTGATCAGCTGGGGACACTGGTTCAGTTTTTTCAACATCATCGCCGCCATGCTCTTGGGCACCCGGTATATCGTTCATTCTGAATGGCCGGAAACGCTGTTAGGGCAACTCTACCTGGGGCTGAGTTGGGTTGGCCACTTCGGTTTTCTGGTTTTTGGCTTCTATATCCTGATTCTTTTTCCAGCCAGTTTTCTGATCCCCTCTCAGCGTTTGATGCGATTGTTTGCGGTGCTGGTTGGAACCGTCGGCCAGACAGCGCTGCTGCTGGATACCCATGCCTATCAAAGCCTGGAGCTTCATCTCAGTCCGCTGGTCTGGGATCTGCTGCTCAGTGGCGAGCGAACCGACCTCAATGCCCGCTGGCAATACCTGTTTATTGTGGTGCCAGCCATTTTTCTGTTACAGCTGTTCCTGTCTGAATGGCTGTGGCGCAAACTTCGCAAACTCACCCGCAAACATGTGGGTGTGCCAATTGCAACTGTCTTTGGCTTATGTTTTCTGACCAGCCACCTGCTCTATATCTGGGCCGATGCCAACCTGTACCGCCCGGTCACCGCACAACGATCCAATTTTCCGCTCTCATACCCGATGACGGCCAAATCCTTTATGGAACGCCACGGGCTGCTGGACAGACAGGAATATACCCGCCTGCTTGAAGAGCAAGGCGTTGAAAACAGTGAAAGAATTCGTTATCCGCTGAAACCGCTTTCGTTCAGCGATAAAGGGACAGGACAAAATGTGTTGATCATCATGGTCGACGGATTGCGCAGCGATATGCTGACACCTGAGACCATGCCTTATCTGTCGGCGTTTGCTCATCAGAACCTGAACTTTTCGGATCACTACAGCACCGGAAACGACAGTGCTCTGGGCACATTTGGCCTTTTCTACGGGCTTCCCGGTGTCTACAGCAACAGTATTCGGGCAGAGCACAATCAACCGGTGCTGCTGGATACATTGAATAAGCGGGGTTACCGGTTCGGGCTGTTCAGCGGTTCCGGTTTTGAAGATGCTATCTATCAGCAGGCAATATTCACTCAGGCACAGCTGAGCCAAGCGATGGCACTGAACGGTGACACTCAGAACGATCAAACTGCGATTGCCAATATGAAATCCTGGCTGAGCAAGCAGGTTGCAGACAAACCCTGGTTTGGCTATTTAGAACTGACTTCTGTACAAAACTATGAAGACGCCAGTGCGGATTATCAGGCAAGGTTCACCCCTTCCCTGACAGAAACCAAACCCGGAAAACACTCCGGCACGACACCAGATCAGTTGCTGAAAAATTCATACCGTAATGCCGCCTATCATGCAGATGAGCAGATCATTAAGGTTTTCGACAGCTTGATTGAGCGTGATTTACTGGATAACACCGTTGTCGTGATTACTGCCAATCACGGAATGGAATTTAATGAAACGGGTACCAACTCTTGGGGCTCGGGTACGAACTACAGCCAGTACCAGTTAAAAGTGCCACTGATCATTCACTGGCCGGGCAGCCGGGCTGCTGAAATCACGCGAGCCACCAGCCATCTGGATATTGTACCGACCCTGATGGAGACTTTGCTGAACACGACGACAGCGCCAGAGTTCTACAGCAGTGGTATCAGCCTGTTTGATAACAGCGGCAAACGACGCTGGGTCCTGGCAGGTAACGGAACTGATATCGTTGTCGTTCAGCCGGAAAGTACAACAATCGTTGATAAATATGGCAACTACACCGTGTACAGTCCGGATTACAAACTCAAGGATGACGGCAAGCCAAAACTCTCAACGTTAATGCAAGTCATGCATGAGCTGAAGCGGTTCTATCAGCCTGTCTCCAAGTAA
- a CDS encoding sensor domain-containing diguanylate cyclase — MDSFYQTYFSLWQTSSDVPEAIENLLTLLRQNFHAESCQLYVKTASGWQYFAGSAPHLNPLPIENELDLSEWLQPTKPFYQNNTGLWLPLHRHQQAIGLLTVQLPTQPQPLDPEYFVPLAVHLSAEIDHHISRECLSSSHQPLLNMLQGLHDISFMLWRANSLDDLLFKAVDQGKQVLQIDRIAIFLLTGENKMKGTYGTDIQGNTVKEDYFETSIPSLWYSDHPQALHGYLAIKNNTPLYHDLKPVGKGWSAYTSLWDGDRRVGWIAYDNLVTGKPLADYHSHILKQFSFIVSQHLVRRQAEESLSQLNTELEQRVSDRTQQLQQLNWKLEHTCRQDPLTQVPNRRVFDQTLPLEWRRAKRHRLPVSLLMIDVDHFKKFNDSYGHAAGDRCLKLIATKLASQERRAGALFARYGGEEFVLLLPGQNAQAAVVAAEKTLHAVRTLQIPVDEHQFSHVTVSIGVSSIVPDSQNSADLLFSQADRALYQAKSSGRDSYFMFG; from the coding sequence ATGGATTCCTTTTACCAAACTTATTTTTCACTATGGCAGACCAGTTCGGACGTCCCGGAGGCCATTGAAAATCTCTTGACGCTGTTACGCCAAAATTTTCATGCTGAATCCTGCCAGCTGTATGTAAAAACAGCATCAGGCTGGCAATACTTTGCAGGTTCCGCACCGCATCTCAATCCGCTCCCGATAGAGAATGAGCTGGACCTGTCTGAATGGCTGCAGCCAACAAAACCTTTTTATCAGAACAACACCGGGCTCTGGCTGCCATTGCATCGACATCAGCAGGCCATTGGCCTACTGACGGTTCAATTGCCAACTCAACCACAGCCGCTCGACCCTGAATACTTTGTCCCCCTCGCCGTCCATCTGAGTGCGGAAATTGACCATCATATTTCCCGGGAATGCCTCTCCTCTTCACATCAACCACTGCTCAATATGCTGCAAGGATTACACGACATTTCCTTCATGCTGTGGCGGGCCAACAGCCTTGATGACCTGCTGTTCAAAGCCGTCGATCAGGGTAAGCAAGTCTTGCAAATTGACCGGATTGCGATTTTCCTGCTCACCGGTGAAAACAAAATGAAAGGCACCTATGGCACCGATATCCAGGGCAATACGGTCAAAGAAGACTATTTCGAGACCTCAATTCCTTCGCTTTGGTATAGCGATCATCCGCAAGCACTACATGGATATCTGGCTATCAAAAACAACACCCCGCTTTACCATGATTTAAAACCTGTCGGCAAAGGATGGAGTGCCTATACCTCATTGTGGGACGGTGACCGGCGGGTCGGCTGGATTGCATACGATAATCTGGTCACCGGGAAACCGCTGGCTGATTATCACTCACATATCCTGAAGCAATTCAGCTTTATTGTGTCCCAGCATCTGGTTCGCAGGCAGGCAGAAGAAAGTCTCAGTCAGCTCAATACCGAGCTGGAGCAAAGAGTCTCTGACCGAACGCAACAATTACAGCAGCTCAACTGGAAGCTCGAACACACGTGTCGTCAGGACCCGCTGACTCAGGTCCCAAACCGTCGTGTTTTTGATCAGACGCTTCCCCTGGAATGGCGGCGGGCAAAACGTCACCGTCTGCCCGTTTCGCTGCTGATGATTGATGTCGATCACTTTAAAAAATTCAATGACAGCTATGGTCATGCCGCCGGCGATCGCTGTCTGAAGCTGATCGCGACGAAGCTGGCTTCACAGGAACGCCGGGCAGGGGCACTTTTTGCGCGTTACGGTGGCGAAGAGTTCGTCCTGTTACTGCCAGGCCAGAATGCACAGGCAGCAGTTGTGGCCGCCGAGAAAACACTACATGCAGTCAGAACACTTCAGATTCCGGTTGACGAGCACCAGTTCAGTCATGTCACTGTGAGTATTGGCGTCAGCAGTATTGTTCCGGATAGCCAGAATTCAGCTGATTTACTTTTCAGTCAGGCCGACCGCGCACTCTATCAGGCCAAATCATCCGGACGTGACAGCTACTTTATGTTCGGCTAG
- a CDS encoding DNA topoisomerase III has translation MARIYIAEKPSLGRAIAAVLPRPHKNHQGYIEVANGDIVTWCIGHLLEQVEPDVYDPRYKKWDMGDLPIIPAQWQLAPRKSARQQLSVVRKLAKQADEVIHAGDPDREGQLLVDEVIDYIKLAASKKASMKRLLISDLNPAAVKRALAQLRDNKDFIPLSVSALARSRADWLYGMNMSRAYTLLGQRGGYKGVLSVGRVQTPVLGLVTRRDDEITNFVPVPFYDVYALIPYQDLVIRARWQPSKACEPWQDEEGRILNRKLCENVVARIQGQPALVSDAERKETRQAPPLPYSLSALQIDAARRFGMSAADVLACCQTLYEKHKVITYPRSDCRYLPNDHYRQAADVVKAVASTVPGMAGEVQGADLSLRSKAWNDSKVDAHHAIIPTPKAVNPNSLSDWEAKVYQLVARQYLMQFYPPAVYAEAKLTFTIAGGIFIARGRQLMQSGWKALQGKEDADNDQNLAEKVPPLEKGTELICTDGEIKDRVTEPPKHFTEATLLQAMTGIARFVADQSLKKILRETDGLGTEATRAGIIEILFKRQLLFRQGKSIHASEAGKALVYALPDEATYPDMTANWEHQLQDMADRKCAYQPFMAALQQQIQQMMDSVKQGEVPPSLRGLQAVSPQGRQSQGRKYKSSGRSKKGKGRSQPSRT, from the coding sequence ATGGCCCGTATCTACATTGCCGAAAAGCCCAGCCTTGGCCGCGCAATCGCCGCGGTTCTGCCTCGCCCGCATAAAAACCATCAGGGATACATCGAAGTTGCCAATGGCGATATTGTGACCTGGTGTATTGGTCATTTGCTCGAGCAGGTTGAACCCGATGTTTACGATCCCCGTTATAAGAAGTGGGATATGGGTGATTTACCCATTATTCCGGCTCAGTGGCAGCTGGCACCGCGTAAATCGGCCAGGCAGCAGCTCAGTGTGGTCCGTAAGCTGGCGAAACAGGCGGATGAAGTGATTCATGCCGGAGACCCCGACAGAGAAGGGCAACTGCTGGTGGATGAAGTCATTGACTACATTAAGCTGGCTGCGAGTAAAAAAGCGTCCATGAAGCGTTTGCTGATTTCAGACCTGAACCCGGCAGCGGTTAAACGTGCGCTGGCACAACTCAGAGACAACAAAGATTTTATCCCGCTTTCCGTTTCTGCACTGGCCCGCTCCCGGGCCGACTGGCTCTATGGCATGAATATGTCCAGAGCTTATACCTTGCTGGGACAACGTGGTGGTTATAAAGGGGTGCTGTCGGTCGGCCGGGTTCAGACGCCGGTGCTCGGCCTGGTGACACGCAGGGACGATGAGATTACAAATTTTGTTCCGGTGCCATTTTATGATGTGTATGCGCTGATCCCCTATCAGGACCTCGTCATTCGTGCCCGCTGGCAACCGAGTAAAGCCTGTGAACCCTGGCAGGATGAAGAGGGGCGTATCCTCAATCGAAAACTGTGTGAAAATGTGGTGGCCCGCATCCAGGGTCAGCCTGCGCTGGTATCGGATGCTGAACGGAAAGAAACCAGACAGGCACCGCCGCTGCCATATTCGCTTTCAGCGCTGCAAATTGATGCAGCCCGTCGCTTCGGAATGAGTGCGGCGGATGTTTTGGCTTGCTGCCAGACTCTGTACGAAAAACATAAGGTGATTACGTATCCGCGTTCAGATTGTCGTTATTTGCCGAATGATCATTACCGTCAGGCTGCAGATGTGGTGAAGGCGGTGGCCTCGACAGTACCCGGAATGGCGGGTGAAGTGCAGGGCGCGGATTTGTCTTTGCGTTCGAAAGCATGGAATGACAGTAAAGTGGATGCGCACCATGCCATTATCCCGACGCCGAAGGCTGTAAATCCTAATTCACTCAGCGATTGGGAAGCGAAGGTTTATCAGCTGGTCGCCCGGCAATACCTGATGCAATTTTACCCGCCGGCTGTGTACGCAGAAGCAAAGCTGACCTTTACGATTGCTGGCGGGATCTTTATTGCCAGAGGCCGGCAGTTGATGCAGTCGGGCTGGAAAGCCCTGCAAGGCAAAGAAGATGCAGACAATGATCAGAATCTGGCCGAAAAAGTGCCGCCGCTGGAGAAAGGCACAGAACTGATCTGCACCGATGGTGAAATTAAAGACCGGGTGACGGAACCACCGAAACATTTCACTGAAGCAACACTGCTGCAGGCAATGACAGGGATTGCCCGTTTTGTCGCAGATCAGTCGCTGAAGAAAATTTTGAGAGAGACAGATGGCTTGGGCACTGAAGCGACACGAGCCGGAATTATTGAAATTTTATTCAAAAGGCAACTGCTTTTCCGTCAGGGGAAAAGTATTCACGCTTCGGAGGCGGGAAAAGCGCTGGTGTACGCTTTACCCGATGAAGCAACTTATCCGGATATGACGGCGAACTGGGAACATCAGTTACAGGATATGGCGGACCGAAAGTGCGCCTATCAGCCCTTTATGGCAGCCCTTCAGCAGCAGATCCAGCAGATGATGGACAGCGTGAAGCAGGGGGAGGTACCACCCAGTCTGCGTGGTCTTCAGGCCGTTTCACCTCAGGGAAGACAAAGTCAGGGACGGAAATATAAAAGCTCGGGCCGGAGCAAAAAAGGAAAGGGCCGCAGTCAACCTAGCCGAACATAA
- a CDS encoding NAD(P)H nitroreductase: MDALSLLLNRRSLPKMAAPGPQGEVLENILRAGLRAPDHGALTPWRFIVSEGEGLQKLADILVAAAKADQAEEAVIEKASKAPFRAPMVITVVAKVQPSEKIPTVEQHISAGCAAHAMQMAAVAQGFAGFWRTGSWAYHPVVREALDVQGDDMIVGFLYLGTADCREVKAPERELSQFVEYL, translated from the coding sequence ATGGATGCGTTATCGCTGCTGCTGAATCGTCGCTCGCTGCCAAAAATGGCAGCCCCGGGTCCACAGGGAGAAGTGCTGGAAAATATACTGCGTGCTGGTCTGCGGGCGCCGGATCACGGTGCCCTGACACCTTGGCGTTTTATTGTGTCTGAAGGCGAAGGTTTACAAAAGCTGGCTGATATTCTGGTTGCTGCTGCAAAGGCAGATCAGGCGGAAGAGGCCGTCATCGAGAAAGCGTCGAAGGCACCTTTCCGGGCTCCGATGGTGATTACTGTCGTTGCAAAAGTACAGCCAAGTGAAAAAATTCCGACAGTAGAGCAGCATATTTCAGCAGGCTGTGCGGCCCACGCGATGCAGATGGCAGCGGTTGCTCAGGGTTTCGCGGGTTTCTGGCGCACAGGCAGCTGGGCTTATCACCCAGTCGTCAGAGAAGCGCTCGACGTGCAGGGTGATGACATGATTGTTGGCTTTCTGTATCTGGGCACAGCAGATTGCCGTGAAGTGAAAGCACCGGAACGTGAGTTGTCACAGTTTGTCGAATACCTCTGA
- a CDS encoding NADPH-dependent 2,4-dienoyl-CoA reductase: MDNVTYPHLLAPLDLGFTQLKNRVLMGSMHTGLEEAHDGFKKLSAFYAARARGGVGLIVTGGFSPNFRGRLTPLSAEFSSGRAVRAHRVITDAVHQEGGKIALQLLHAGRYAMHPFAVSASGIKAPISKFTPKEMSRRQILKTIDAFARSSELAREAGYDGVELMGSEGYLINQFICQRSNHRTDEWGGSYENRVRFPIELVKAVRARVGKNFIIIFRLSMLDLVEQGSTYDEVVQLAQALEAAGVTILNTGIGWHEARVPTIATQVPRAAFSWVTEKLKGKVSIPLVTCNRINTPEVAESILSSNQADMVSMARPFLADPDFVVKAEQNRSDDINTCIGCNQACLDHVFAGKRASCLVNPQACYETELVLAPAVQKRRVAVVGAGPAGLAFATAAAERGFDVDLFEKNDYIGGQFNLAMQIPGKEEFRETIRYFSRRLEQTGVHVKLGQAVSAETLQGYDNVIVSTGVKPRIPEIPGLEDSDKVIDYQTLIRDKVQLGQRVAVIGAGGIGVDVSSMLTEPQDTSLESWLKDWGIDQTISHAGGLCPPQSEHSERQVWLLQRRPGKMGKGPGKTTGWIHQKVLQKRGVEMLSGVSYDKIDAQGLHITVEGQQRVLEVDHIVLCAGQTSVEVLSEPLKALGVQVHVIGGAEFAGEVDAKRVIRQGTELAARL, encoded by the coding sequence AGGGTTTTCACCGAACTTCCGGGGCCGGCTGACGCCGCTCAGTGCTGAATTCAGCAGTGGCAGGGCCGTCAGAGCACACCGGGTAATTACCGATGCCGTTCATCAGGAAGGCGGTAAAATTGCCCTTCAGCTGCTGCATGCCGGTCGTTATGCGATGCATCCCTTTGCCGTCAGTGCATCAGGTATCAAAGCACCTATCTCAAAGTTTACCCCGAAGGAAATGAGCCGCCGCCAGATCCTCAAAACCATAGATGCATTTGCACGCAGCTCTGAACTGGCCCGGGAAGCCGGATATGATGGCGTGGAGCTGATGGGATCGGAAGGCTATCTGATTAATCAGTTCATCTGTCAGCGTTCCAATCACCGGACCGACGAATGGGGCGGCAGTTATGAAAACCGGGTCCGTTTCCCGATCGAACTAGTGAAAGCAGTGCGTGCCCGTGTTGGGAAAAACTTTATCATTATTTTCCGTCTGTCGATGCTGGATCTGGTCGAACAGGGCAGTACTTATGATGAAGTTGTTCAGTTGGCGCAGGCTTTAGAGGCCGCCGGAGTTACGATTTTAAATACCGGGATCGGCTGGCATGAAGCGCGTGTACCAACGATCGCGACCCAGGTACCGCGGGCAGCGTTTAGCTGGGTGACGGAAAAGCTCAAAGGTAAGGTCTCGATTCCACTGGTGACCTGTAACCGGATTAATACCCCTGAAGTGGCCGAGTCGATTCTGTCATCGAATCAGGCTGATATGGTATCCATGGCCCGGCCGTTCCTGGCTGATCCGGACTTTGTGGTGAAAGCAGAACAAAACCGATCTGATGACATCAATACCTGTATCGGCTGTAATCAGGCTTGTCTGGACCATGTTTTTGCTGGCAAGCGCGCGAGCTGCCTGGTGAACCCGCAGGCCTGTTACGAGACCGAGCTGGTTCTGGCACCTGCGGTTCAAAAGCGCAGAGTTGCAGTGGTCGGGGCCGGTCCCGCGGGTCTGGCATTTGCGACCGCTGCGGCTGAACGTGGTTTTGACGTCGACTTGTTTGAAAAGAATGATTATATCGGTGGCCAGTTTAATCTGGCGATGCAAATACCGGGTAAGGAAGAATTCCGCGAAACGATCCGCTATTTCAGCCGTCGTCTTGAGCAGACGGGTGTTCATGTCAAGCTGGGTCAGGCAGTCAGCGCTGAAACGCTTCAAGGTTATGATAATGTGATCGTCTCGACCGGCGTGAAACCCCGTATTCCGGAGATCCCCGGGCTGGAAGACAGTGATAAGGTCATTGATTATCAGACCCTGATCCGGGATAAAGTGCAGCTGGGACAGCGGGTGGCTGTCATCGGGGCGGGTGGTATCGGTGTTGATGTCTCCAGTATGCTGACCGAACCTCAGGATACCTCACTGGAAAGCTGGCTGAAGGACTGGGGAATTGATCAAACCATCTCTCATGCCGGCGGCCTCTGTCCGCCACAAAGCGAGCATAGTGAACGTCAGGTCTGGCTGTTGCAGCGTCGTCCGGGCAAAATGGGGAAAGGACCGGGTAAAACAACCGGCTGGATCCATCAGAAAGTGCTGCAGAAGCGTGGTGTGGAAATGTTGTCCGGAGTCAGTTACGACAAGATTGATGCACAGGGCTTACATATTACAGTTGAAGGCCAGCAGCGGGTTCTGGAAGTCGATCATATTGTGCTGTGTGCCGGTCAGACCTCGGTTGAGGTGCTGTCGGAGCCGCTGAAAGCGCTGGGCGTTCAGGTACATGTGATTGGCGGTGCTGAATTTGCCGGTGAGGTCGATGCCAAGCGGGTGATCCGCCAGGGAACTGAGCTGGCAGCACGCCTGTAA